The Amycolatopsis sp. DG1A-15b genome window below encodes:
- a CDS encoding DUF305 domain-containing protein, which produces MTTEAGLDTEEVTEQPTWSRWVIIGGTLLAVLLIGATAGMFLTRAVDDPAAATPAAGSVEVGFAQDMSTHHLQAVTMAGIARDRTTDPEIKQLSFDIERTQLEQVGRMKGWLMLWDQPEQPIGAPMQWMTEPMAGHGDMPGMSMAPSSLDPAAGPLMPGMATDTDLKKLRSLSGREFDVYFLQLMLRHHQGGTSMAQYAAAHSTLPALKALVNSILTSQGAEMDQIKLMLSGRGAQPLPA; this is translated from the coding sequence GTGACCACCGAAGCCGGCCTCGACACCGAAGAGGTCACCGAGCAGCCGACCTGGTCGCGCTGGGTGATCATCGGCGGGACGCTCCTCGCGGTCCTGCTGATCGGCGCGACGGCGGGGATGTTCCTCACCCGCGCCGTCGACGACCCGGCCGCGGCGACCCCCGCCGCCGGCTCGGTCGAGGTCGGCTTCGCCCAGGACATGTCGACGCACCACCTCCAGGCGGTGACGATGGCGGGCATCGCCCGCGACCGCACGACCGACCCGGAGATCAAGCAGCTGTCGTTCGACATCGAGCGGACGCAGCTGGAGCAGGTCGGCCGCATGAAGGGCTGGCTCATGCTGTGGGACCAGCCCGAGCAGCCGATCGGCGCCCCGATGCAGTGGATGACGGAACCGATGGCGGGCCACGGTGACATGCCGGGGATGTCGATGGCCCCGTCCTCGCTCGACCCGGCGGCCGGCCCGCTGATGCCGGGCATGGCGACGGACACCGACCTGAAGAAGCTGCGCTCCCTGTCGGGCCGCGAATTCGACGTGTATTTCCTGCAGCTGATGTTGCGCCACCACCAGGGCGGCACCTCGATGGCCCAGTACGCGGCGGCCCATTCGACGCTGCCGGCGTTGAAGGCGCTGGTGAACAGCATTCTGACGTCGCAGGGCGCGGAGATGGACCAGATCAAGCTGATGCTTTCCGGCCGGGGAGCTCAGCCGCTGCCGGCTTAG
- a CDS encoding cation diffusion facilitator family transporter, giving the protein MGQGHGHGHAIAPASASGRHVRRLAIALGIGAGFMVLEFVVSVTTGSLALISDAAHMFTDVLGVGMALAAIILARRSGPTVSRTFGLYRAEVLAALANALLLFGVAGYVLIEAIGRIGDPPAVPGLPVLLVAAAGLVANLVSFAVLRSGAKESLNVRGAYLEVLADLIGSVGVLISGAVTLLTGWRYADPIIGVAIGLFVLPRTWTLARRALRILFQHAPQGVDVGAINAELAALPGVADVHDLHVWTLTSGMEVASAHLTLAPPAKQSDVLTDAQNLLSSRYAIEHATLQVEAPQCARRCQELSW; this is encoded by the coding sequence ATGGGTCAGGGACACGGCCACGGGCACGCGATCGCGCCGGCGAGCGCGTCGGGGCGCCACGTGCGACGGCTGGCCATCGCCCTGGGCATCGGCGCCGGGTTCATGGTGCTCGAGTTCGTCGTCAGCGTGACGACCGGCTCGCTGGCCCTGATCTCGGACGCGGCCCACATGTTCACCGACGTCCTCGGGGTCGGCATGGCGCTGGCCGCGATCATCCTGGCGCGGCGCAGCGGGCCGACGGTCAGCCGCACCTTCGGGCTCTACCGCGCGGAGGTGCTGGCCGCGCTGGCCAACGCGCTGCTGCTGTTCGGCGTCGCGGGGTACGTCCTGATCGAGGCGATCGGCCGCATCGGCGACCCACCGGCGGTCCCGGGCCTCCCGGTGCTGCTGGTCGCGGCGGCCGGCCTGGTGGCCAACCTGGTGTCGTTCGCCGTGCTGCGGTCGGGGGCGAAGGAAAGCCTCAACGTCCGCGGCGCGTACCTCGAGGTGCTGGCCGACCTGATCGGCTCGGTCGGCGTCCTGATCAGCGGCGCGGTGACGCTGCTGACGGGCTGGCGCTACGCCGACCCGATCATCGGTGTCGCCATCGGGCTGTTCGTGCTGCCCCGCACGTGGACGCTGGCCCGCCGGGCGCTGCGCATCCTGTTCCAGCACGCGCCCCAGGGCGTCGACGTCGGAGCGATCAACGCGGAGCTGGCGGCCCTCCCGGGCGTGGCGGACGTGCACGACCTGCACGTCTGGACGCTGACGTCGGGCATGGAGGTGGCTTCGGCGCACCTGACGCTGGCGCCGCCGGCGAAGCAGTCGGACGTGCTGACCGACGCGCAGAACCTGCTGTCTTCGCGGTACGCGATCGAGCACGCGACGCTGCAGGTGGAAGCGCCGCAGTGCGCGCGCCGCTGCCAGGAGCTGTCTTGGTGA
- a CDS encoding SDR family oxidoreductase, producing the protein MSNDRVALITGTSSGIGLATAVLAARRGFRTVATLRDTGRAGRLHEAAAEAGVELDVRPLDVTDAGSVGAAFEGVLADYGRLDVLVNNAGAGHIGTIEQEPVSAVRETMEVNFFGVAETTKAAMPALRASGGRLITVTSVGGVIGQPFNEAYCAAKFAVEGMMEALAPVAAAQGVTVCVVEPGAVATEFVNNVGVGERLFAEAGPYADSLRKYIANVTKSFQGAQTADEVAEVILGAMTAETPAFRIQTSKWAEEFAALKFADRDGSAVQRLTSGWLA; encoded by the coding sequence ATGAGCAACGACCGCGTCGCCCTGATCACCGGCACGTCCTCCGGCATCGGCCTGGCCACGGCGGTGCTGGCGGCCCGGCGAGGCTTTCGCACGGTCGCGACGCTGCGCGACACCGGTCGCGCCGGCCGCCTGCACGAGGCCGCCGCCGAGGCCGGCGTCGAACTGGACGTCCGCCCGCTCGACGTCACCGACGCCGGCTCCGTCGGCGCGGCGTTCGAAGGCGTCCTCGCCGACTACGGCCGGCTCGACGTCCTGGTCAACAACGCCGGCGCGGGTCACATCGGCACGATCGAGCAGGAACCCGTCTCGGCGGTTCGCGAGACGATGGAGGTCAACTTCTTCGGCGTCGCCGAGACGACCAAGGCCGCGATGCCGGCCCTGCGCGCCAGTGGCGGCCGCCTGATCACGGTGACCAGTGTCGGCGGCGTGATCGGCCAGCCGTTCAACGAGGCCTACTGCGCGGCGAAGTTCGCCGTCGAAGGCATGATGGAAGCGCTGGCGCCGGTCGCCGCGGCGCAGGGTGTCACGGTGTGCGTCGTCGAGCCGGGCGCGGTCGCGACGGAGTTCGTCAACAACGTCGGCGTCGGCGAGCGGCTCTTCGCCGAAGCCGGGCCGTACGCCGATTCCCTGCGGAAGTACATCGCCAACGTCACGAAGTCGTTCCAGGGCGCGCAGACGGCCGACGAGGTCGCCGAAGTGATCCTGGGCGCGATGACGGCGGAGACACCCGCCTTCCGCATCCAGACGTCGAAGTGGGCCGAGGAGTTCGCGGCACTCAAGTTCGCCGACCGCGACGGTTCAGCCGTGCAGCGGTTGACCAGTGGCTGGCTCGCCTAG
- a CDS encoding epoxide hydrolase family protein — MAEPFQVVLDEGDVADLRERLRRTRWPEAETVDDWSQGVPLAYVRELCRDWGEEYDFGFARRLNAFPQFRATVDGVGLHFLHVRSPVADALPLVLTHGWPGSVLEFLDVLGPLTDPAAYGGDPADAFHVVAPSLPGFGWSDKPALKIARVAELWDGLMTSLGYDRYGAQGGDWGAAVTNAVARSGHVAGVHVNFAPVRMDTADPTPGERQALADLEEFRRSGSGYSAQQGTRPQTLGYGLTDSPAGQAAWIAEKFWAWTDHKGRPEDAVDRRRILDAISVYWFTATAASSARMYWANNDRDLSTVDVPAGVSVFPKEIVRPSRRQAEQRYTDLRWFEELPVGGHFAALEQPGLFVEQVRGFFRLVR; from the coding sequence ATGGCCGAGCCGTTCCAGGTAGTTCTCGATGAGGGCGATGTCGCCGATCTGCGGGAGCGGCTGCGGCGGACGCGGTGGCCCGAGGCCGAGACCGTCGATGACTGGTCGCAGGGGGTTCCGCTCGCCTACGTGCGTGAGCTCTGCCGTGACTGGGGCGAGGAGTACGACTTCGGGTTCGCGCGGCGGCTCAACGCCTTTCCGCAGTTCCGGGCCACCGTCGACGGGGTCGGCCTGCACTTCCTGCACGTCCGGTCGCCGGTGGCCGATGCGCTGCCGCTCGTGCTGACCCACGGCTGGCCCGGGTCCGTGCTGGAGTTCCTCGACGTCCTCGGGCCGCTGACCGATCCCGCCGCGTACGGGGGTGATCCCGCCGATGCCTTCCACGTCGTCGCGCCGTCGCTGCCCGGGTTCGGGTGGAGTGACAAGCCCGCGCTGAAGATCGCGCGGGTGGCCGAACTGTGGGACGGGCTCATGACGTCGCTCGGCTACGACCGCTACGGCGCCCAGGGTGGCGACTGGGGTGCCGCCGTCACGAACGCCGTGGCGCGGTCCGGCCACGTCGCCGGCGTGCACGTCAACTTCGCGCCGGTGCGGATGGACACCGCCGACCCGACGCCCGGGGAGCGCCAGGCCCTCGCCGACCTCGAGGAGTTCCGGCGGAGCGGCAGCGGCTACTCCGCCCAGCAGGGCACCCGCCCGCAGACGCTCGGCTACGGCCTCACCGACTCGCCCGCCGGCCAGGCCGCCTGGATCGCCGAGAAGTTCTGGGCCTGGACCGACCACAAGGGCCGCCCGGAGGACGCCGTCGACCGGCGGCGCATCCTGGACGCGATTTCCGTCTACTGGTTCACCGCGACGGCGGCGTCGTCCGCGCGGATGTACTGGGCGAACAACGACCGCGATCTGTCCACTGTGGATGTTCCGGCCGGGGTTTCGGTGTTCCCGAAGGAGATCGTGCGGCCGTCGCGGCGGCAAGCCGAGCAGCGCTACACCGACCTGCGCTGGTTCGAGGAATTGCCCGTCGGCGGGCACTTCGCCGCGCTGGAGCAGCCCGGGTTGTTCGTCGAGCAGGTGCGCGGGTTCTTCCGGCTGGTGCGCTAG
- a CDS encoding GAF and ANTAR domain-containing protein, which produces MADRERQVTRAFVALADTLVDDYDVADLLHTLVQQCVELLDVAAAGLTLVDERGGLQVLASSTEQARLLELFQLDIDEGPCVECFTTSSPVLVADIAAAAGRWPRFAAEAARDGFASVHAVPLRLRKQTIGALNLFGLNSGELSADDVGLAQGLADTATIGILHERAFRQGEILSEQLQTALNSRVIIEQAKGVLAVSGQLSMDAAFQALRGYARRNNLRLSDVARALADRALAPSTVLVPSETARLH; this is translated from the coding sequence ATGGCCGACCGTGAACGACAGGTGACCCGGGCGTTCGTCGCGCTGGCGGACACGCTGGTCGACGACTACGACGTCGCTGATCTGCTGCACACGCTGGTGCAGCAGTGCGTGGAGCTGCTCGACGTGGCCGCGGCGGGGTTGACGCTGGTCGACGAGCGGGGTGGCCTGCAGGTGCTGGCGTCCTCGACCGAGCAGGCGCGGCTGCTGGAGTTGTTCCAGCTCGACATCGACGAAGGTCCGTGCGTCGAGTGTTTCACCACCAGCTCGCCGGTGCTGGTGGCCGACATCGCGGCGGCGGCGGGGCGGTGGCCGCGGTTCGCGGCGGAAGCGGCCAGGGACGGGTTCGCGTCGGTGCACGCGGTGCCGTTGCGTCTGCGCAAGCAGACGATCGGGGCGTTGAACCTGTTCGGGCTGAACTCGGGTGAGCTGTCGGCGGACGACGTGGGGCTGGCGCAGGGGCTGGCCGACACGGCGACGATCGGCATCCTGCACGAGCGGGCTTTCCGGCAGGGGGAGATCCTGTCGGAGCAGCTGCAGACGGCGTTGAACAGCCGGGTGATCATCGAGCAGGCCAAGGGCGTGCTCGCCGTCAGCGGGCAGCTGAGCATGGACGCGGCTTTCCAGGCATTGCGCGGTTACGCCCGGCGGAACAATCTTCGGCTGAGCGACGTCGCCCGCGCGCTGGCCGACCGCGCGCTCGCGCCCTCGACCGTGCTGGTTCCTTCGGAGACCGCCCGCCTGCACTGA
- a CDS encoding GAF domain-containing protein, with protein sequence MAEVEVLRSSVLAALSAVGTGSGVDVVGRVCRACVRLLPVDGAAVSVMIEAGHREIVYASDAVSLALAELQFSLGEGPCFEAYTLGGPVLVPDLAAGPPPTWPVFAAEAAAHPVAALFTFPVQIGAVRVATLDTYRGTPGSLAAGELSTALQVADIAALALSGLRDGGGRWLDGDGRWMESAGMRYREVHQATGMLIAHLDLPASAALARLRAYAFGHGRSLLEVAGDIVAGRLRLDEEFR encoded by the coding sequence GTGGCTGAGGTCGAAGTCCTGCGGTCGAGCGTGCTGGCTGCCCTGTCCGCGGTCGGTACCGGCAGCGGGGTCGACGTCGTCGGGCGGGTGTGCCGGGCGTGCGTGCGCCTGCTACCGGTGGACGGTGCGGCGGTGTCGGTGATGATCGAGGCCGGGCACCGCGAAATCGTCTACGCCAGCGACGCGGTGAGCTTGGCGCTGGCGGAGCTGCAGTTTTCCCTCGGTGAAGGGCCGTGTTTCGAGGCGTACACGCTCGGTGGCCCGGTGCTGGTGCCGGATCTGGCCGCCGGGCCGCCGCCGACGTGGCCGGTGTTCGCGGCCGAGGCCGCGGCGCATCCGGTGGCGGCGTTGTTCACGTTCCCGGTGCAGATCGGCGCGGTCCGGGTGGCGACCCTCGACACCTACCGCGGGACGCCGGGCTCGCTGGCCGCCGGGGAACTGTCGACGGCGTTGCAGGTGGCCGACATCGCCGCGCTCGCGCTGTCGGGACTGCGGGACGGAGGCGGTCGCTGGCTGGACGGCGACGGGCGGTGGATGGAAAGCGCGGGGATGCGGTACCGGGAGGTGCACCAGGCCACCGGGATGCTGATCGCGCACCTGGACCTGCCCGCATCCGCCGCCTTGGCCCGGTTGCGGGCGTACGCGTTCGGGCACGGCCGTTCCCTGCTCGAGGTCGCCGGCGACATCGTGGCCGGGCGACTGCGGTTGGACGAGGAGTTCCGGTGA
- a CDS encoding sigma-70 family RNA polymerase sigma factor yields MATVEGALLASAVAGDRAATEELLCVLRPGVLRYCRARVGDRPHRDSDAEDCVQEVLLGVLRALPGYRYGAGKFWSFVYGIAAHKVVDAHRRRDDDRSVPVAEFPRVPCGLRDPAYQVEDLERRLRLHDLLAPQQRDVVILRVMFGLSARDTADVLGVAGAGSVRVSQHRGLAALRRHIAASPVS; encoded by the coding sequence ATGGCGACGGTCGAGGGCGCGCTCTTGGCTTCGGCGGTGGCGGGTGATCGCGCCGCCACGGAGGAATTGCTGTGCGTGCTGCGCCCGGGCGTGCTGCGCTACTGCCGCGCACGCGTGGGTGATCGGCCGCACCGCGACAGCGACGCGGAGGACTGCGTGCAGGAGGTCCTGCTCGGCGTGCTCAGGGCGCTGCCGGGCTACCGGTACGGCGCCGGGAAGTTCTGGAGCTTCGTCTACGGGATCGCCGCGCACAAGGTCGTCGACGCGCACCGGCGGCGGGACGACGACCGCAGCGTCCCGGTCGCGGAGTTCCCGCGGGTGCCGTGCGGACTGCGGGATCCGGCATACCAGGTCGAGGACCTCGAGCGGCGGCTCCGGCTGCACGACCTGCTCGCGCCACAGCAGCGGGACGTCGTGATCCTGCGGGTCATGTTCGGCCTCTCCGCCCGCGACACGGCCGACGTGCTCGGGGTCGCGGGCGCGGGCTCGGTGCGGGTGAGCCAGCACCGAGGGCTGGCCGCGCTGCGCCGCCACATCGCCGCTTCGCCGGTTTCGTGA
- a CDS encoding ANTAR domain-containing protein, which yields MLGRGRAHPRSSSRDALSRGFAIRDVWGEHSPLGQLWAEVTALAGEHGRVPSVEFVCEVAAERFGTAGSCLVVTGATGVAKVRSASGKLGSRIPEIEVTVGEGPIRDALELASPVVIGDLDAVRVLRRWPLFAPLAVEQGARACFTFPLAVGVVRSGVLVLLNGSPIEPEPAILRETLLFADLLLAMMLGEQVAGGGPAPGPAEDEFPLVGREVHQATGMVAVQLNTHPDIAFARLRARAFAEGRRLSDLAADVVARRTWFAPDPGTE from the coding sequence GTGCTCGGACGCGGCCGCGCGCATCCCCGGTCGTCGAGCCGGGACGCGCTGAGCAGGGGGTTCGCCATCCGTGACGTGTGGGGGGAGCACTCACCGCTGGGACAGCTGTGGGCGGAGGTGACCGCCTTGGCCGGGGAACACGGCCGGGTGCCGTCCGTCGAATTCGTGTGCGAGGTCGCCGCGGAACGGTTCGGGACCGCGGGGTCCTGCCTGGTCGTGACCGGGGCGACCGGCGTGGCGAAGGTGCGCAGCGCGAGCGGCAAGCTCGGGAGCCGGATCCCCGAGATCGAGGTGACCGTGGGGGAAGGGCCGATCCGGGATGCGCTGGAGCTGGCGTCCCCGGTGGTGATCGGCGACCTCGACGCGGTGCGGGTGCTGCGCAGGTGGCCGCTGTTCGCCCCGCTGGCGGTCGAGCAGGGGGCGCGGGCGTGTTTCACGTTCCCGCTGGCGGTCGGCGTCGTCCGGTCCGGCGTCCTCGTCCTGCTGAACGGCTCGCCGATCGAGCCCGAACCGGCGATCCTCCGGGAAACGCTGCTCTTCGCCGACCTGCTGCTGGCGATGATGCTGGGGGAGCAGGTCGCGGGAGGCGGACCGGCCCCCGGACCGGCGGAGGACGAGTTCCCCCTCGTCGGCCGCGAAGTGCACCAGGCGACCGGGATGGTGGCCGTGCAGCTGAACACGCATCCGGACATCGCGTTCGCCCGGCTCCGAGCGCGAGCTTTCGCCGAGGGACGCCGCTTGTCCGATCTCGCGGCCGACGTCGTCGCCCGCCGGACGTGGTTCGCCCCCGATCCGGGCACCGAATGA
- a CDS encoding GAF and ANTAR domain-containing protein, which yields MAGRERQLTRTFVALADTLAEDFDVVGFLRVLVLNCVELLDVDAAGLLFFGERGSAQVPAFSTERAGVLELFQLGAGEGPWVECLAGRAPVPVADIAAESARWPRFAAEAARQGYASAHTVPLRLRTRIIGALDLFGARPGALGTDDAELAQGLADAATIGVLHERAVRHGKATSEQLRTALNSRVVIEQAKGVLAVTGRLAMDDAFTALRGYARGHNLLLRDVARGLAERELDPALVLARRDHTR from the coding sequence ATGGCCGGCCGTGAACGACAGCTGACCCGGACGTTCGTCGCGCTGGCCGACACCCTCGCCGAGGATTTCGACGTCGTGGGCTTCCTGCGCGTGCTGGTGCTGAACTGTGTGGAGCTGCTCGACGTCGATGCGGCCGGGTTGCTGTTCTTCGGCGAGCGGGGGAGCGCGCAGGTGCCGGCGTTCTCCACGGAGCGGGCCGGTGTTCTCGAACTCTTCCAGCTCGGCGCCGGCGAGGGCCCGTGGGTGGAGTGTCTCGCCGGCCGGGCTCCGGTCCCGGTCGCCGACATCGCCGCGGAGTCCGCGCGGTGGCCGCGGTTCGCGGCGGAGGCCGCCCGGCAGGGGTACGCCTCGGCGCACACGGTGCCGCTGCGGCTGCGCACCCGGATCATCGGCGCGCTGGACCTCTTCGGTGCCCGGCCCGGTGCGCTGGGCACCGACGACGCCGAGCTGGCGCAGGGGCTGGCGGACGCGGCGACGATCGGAGTGCTGCACGAGCGGGCGGTCCGGCACGGGAAGGCGACGTCCGAGCAGCTGCGGACCGCCCTGAACAGCCGGGTGGTCATCGAGCAGGCGAAGGGTGTCCTTGCCGTGACCGGCCGGCTCGCCATGGACGATGCCTTCACCGCGCTGCGTGGCTACGCCCGCGGCCACAACCTCCTGCTCCGCGACGTCGCCCGCGGGCTCGCGGAGCGTGAGCTCGACCCCGCCCTCGTGCTGGCCCGGCGCGACCACACGCGCTGA
- a CDS encoding right-handed parallel beta-helix repeat-containing protein has product MSSYGSIKKALTAAAALVTVAALAPPSAAAAATTLYVAPNGKDSAAGTQADPTTLPSALTRIGSGGTISLRGGTYSYAQTVTIAPGNSGTSSARKTLSAYPGETPVLNFSAMKEDPANRGLAVNGSYWRVAGIVVERAGDNGIFVGGSNNVIERVITRFNRDSGLQISRIASSTPKDQWPANNLVVSSESHDNADSDGEDADGFAAKLTAGPGNVFRYDVSHNNIDDGWDLYTKTDTGPIGPVTIEDSLAYANGSLSNGTVNKNGDRNGYKLGGDKIAVNHIVRRDIAYRNGHHGFTYNSNPGSMTVSDNVGIDNAERNFSFDTGTSVFRNDTSCRFASGGSNDKTVGSVDSSDQFWTGKNGSRCSSYAGTMKWSFASDGRLVVTFG; this is encoded by the coding sequence ATGAGTTCGTACGGAAGCATCAAGAAAGCGCTTACAGCAGCCGCCGCACTGGTCACCGTGGCCGCGCTGGCACCGCCGTCCGCCGCCGCCGCGGCCACCACGCTCTACGTGGCACCCAACGGCAAGGACTCCGCCGCCGGTACGCAGGCGGATCCGACCACCCTGCCCTCGGCGCTCACCCGGATCGGCTCGGGTGGCACCATTTCACTCCGTGGCGGCACCTACTCCTACGCCCAGACCGTCACCATCGCGCCGGGCAACAGCGGCACGTCCAGCGCACGCAAGACCCTCTCCGCCTACCCCGGCGAGACCCCCGTGCTGAACTTCTCGGCCATGAAGGAAGACCCGGCCAACCGCGGGCTCGCCGTCAACGGCTCCTACTGGCGCGTCGCCGGCATCGTCGTCGAGCGGGCCGGGGACAACGGGATCTTCGTCGGCGGCAGCAACAACGTCATCGAACGCGTCATCACCCGCTTCAACCGCGATTCCGGGCTGCAGATCTCCCGGATCGCGTCGAGCACCCCGAAGGACCAGTGGCCGGCGAACAACCTCGTCGTCAGCTCCGAATCGCACGACAACGCCGACTCCGACGGCGAGGACGCCGACGGGTTCGCCGCGAAACTCACCGCCGGCCCCGGCAACGTCTTCCGCTACGACGTCTCCCACAACAACATCGACGACGGCTGGGACCTCTACACCAAGACCGACACCGGCCCGATCGGCCCGGTGACCATCGAGGACTCGCTCGCCTACGCCAACGGCAGCCTCAGCAACGGCACCGTCAACAAGAACGGCGACCGCAACGGCTACAAGCTCGGCGGCGACAAGATCGCGGTCAACCACATCGTCCGGCGCGACATCGCCTACCGCAACGGCCACCACGGGTTCACCTACAACAGCAACCCCGGCTCGATGACCGTTTCGGACAACGTCGGCATCGACAACGCCGAACGCAACTTCTCCTTCGACACCGGCACTTCGGTGTTCCGCAACGACACTTCGTGCCGCTTCGCCAGTGGCGGCTCGAACGACAAGACCGTCGGCAGCGTCGACAGTTCTGACCAGTTCTGGACCGGCAAGAACGGGTCCCGGTGCTCGTCGTACGCCGGCACGATGAAGTGGTCCTTCGCTTCCGACGGCCGCCTCGTGGTCACCTTCGGCTGA
- a CDS encoding YggT family protein, which yields MGALGTLLGFALSLYLLVLVARMVLDWVAVVASTPPWARRARGLAYAATEPVIGPVRRVVRPVRIGGLSLDLAFTLVFIGVIVLRGIVYAL from the coding sequence ATGGGTGCATTGGGGACACTGCTCGGGTTCGCGCTGAGCCTGTACCTGCTCGTGCTGGTCGCGCGGATGGTGCTGGACTGGGTCGCGGTGGTGGCGAGCACCCCGCCGTGGGCGCGGCGCGCCCGGGGCCTGGCCTACGCCGCGACCGAACCGGTGATCGGGCCGGTGCGGCGGGTCGTGCGGCCGGTGCGGATCGGCGGGCTCTCGCTCGATCTGGCCTTCACGCTGGTGTTCATCGGCGTGATCGTGCTGCGGGGAATCGTGTACGCCCTTTAA
- a CDS encoding TetR/AcrR family transcriptional regulator, whose protein sequence is MTRVDRAAEGRIQEDGEGVVEARILDAAAHLIAEEGFGRLKIGGVCARSGYARSVVFQHFGDKDGLGQRLVEHAVEEFTDAYSEAVAARTGSANATPMDMLRALLDIIFELIRTMPTLNHAFLALWGDAAAESSALRGALTEADRRFRFAIAQTVASGVADGSITGVRDPDSYASAMLAQLRGISMQALIDPDGVDLRGLRAELERGVDRLSANFRGTL, encoded by the coding sequence ATGACCCGGGTGGACCGAGCCGCCGAAGGCCGGATCCAGGAGGACGGCGAAGGAGTCGTCGAGGCACGCATCCTGGATGCCGCTGCTCACCTGATCGCCGAAGAGGGCTTCGGCAGGCTGAAGATCGGCGGCGTCTGCGCCCGCTCCGGCTACGCCCGGTCGGTCGTCTTCCAGCACTTCGGCGACAAGGACGGGCTCGGGCAACGGCTGGTCGAGCACGCCGTCGAGGAGTTCACCGACGCCTACAGCGAGGCTGTCGCGGCCCGCACCGGGTCGGCGAACGCGACGCCGATGGACATGCTGCGCGCGCTGCTGGACATCATCTTCGAGCTGATCCGCACGATGCCGACGCTCAACCACGCGTTCCTGGCCCTGTGGGGCGACGCGGCGGCGGAGTCCTCGGCCCTGCGCGGCGCGCTGACGGAGGCCGACCGCCGGTTCCGGTTCGCCATCGCGCAGACCGTGGCCAGCGGGGTCGCGGACGGGTCCATCACCGGTGTCCGCGACCCCGACTCCTACGCTTCGGCGATGCTGGCCCAGTTGCGCGGGATCTCGATGCAGGCCCTGATCGACCCCGACGGCGTCGACCTGCGAGGGCTTCGCGCCGAGCTCGAGCGCGGCGTCGACCGGTTGTCCGCGAACTTCCGCGGCACGCTTTAA
- a CDS encoding FAD-dependent monooxygenase, which yields MTTRTVLVSGAGIAGPSAAHWLHRGGYRVTVVESAPALRPGGQAVDFRGEQVKLLAAMGVLDEIRRYETAMGDQTVLGLDGRPVLTAPGAAWSGEVEILRGDLARILYEHTAAHTEYVFGDRVTSLTETADGVEVTFHRGAPRKFDLVVGADGVHSGVRAAAFGPEPGFRSDLGFGIAGFTAPNHLGLDHTSIMYNEPGRGLSVGSHRLPDRLHVNLVFAADGVEFHRRTAVEQSRLIAQLFADTGWETPKLLEALPGADDLYVDSISQIHLDRWSKGRVVLLGDAAWCAGPGGSGTGLAMMGAQVLAGELAAAGGDHVTAFARYEQRLRKPAAIGQKNGKGSGNFLAPRTAAKIRGRNRAYRMLSTRLFGSILLKMTDRAANALEYREYPALDSSHRGTRLAPGHEVGHS from the coding sequence ATGACCACCAGGACTGTGCTCGTTTCCGGGGCAGGCATCGCCGGCCCGTCCGCGGCCCACTGGCTGCACCGCGGCGGCTACCGCGTGACCGTCGTCGAGTCCGCGCCTGCGCTGCGCCCCGGCGGCCAGGCCGTCGACTTCCGCGGTGAACAGGTGAAACTGCTGGCCGCGATGGGGGTCCTCGACGAGATCCGCCGGTACGAGACGGCGATGGGCGACCAGACCGTGCTCGGTCTCGACGGCCGTCCCGTGCTGACCGCGCCCGGCGCCGCGTGGAGCGGCGAGGTCGAGATCCTGCGCGGCGATCTCGCGCGAATCCTGTACGAGCACACCGCGGCCCACACCGAATACGTCTTCGGCGACCGCGTCACGAGCCTCACCGAGACCGCGGACGGCGTCGAAGTCACCTTCCACCGCGGCGCACCGCGCAAGTTCGACCTGGTCGTCGGAGCCGACGGCGTGCACTCCGGGGTGCGGGCCGCGGCCTTCGGGCCGGAGCCGGGCTTCCGGAGCGACCTCGGCTTCGGCATCGCCGGGTTCACCGCGCCCAACCACCTCGGGCTCGACCACACCAGCATCATGTACAACGAGCCCGGCCGCGGCCTGAGCGTGGGCAGCCACCGCCTGCCGGACCGGCTGCACGTCAACCTGGTCTTCGCGGCCGACGGCGTCGAATTCCACCGCCGTACCGCCGTCGAACAGAGCAGGCTGATCGCGCAGTTGTTCGCGGACACCGGCTGGGAGACGCCGAAGCTGCTCGAAGCGCTGCCCGGGGCCGACGACCTGTACGTCGACTCGATCAGCCAGATCCACCTCGACCGCTGGTCGAAGGGCCGGGTCGTGCTCCTGGGCGACGCCGCCTGGTGCGCCGGGCCGGGCGGGTCCGGCACCGGGCTCGCGATGATGGGCGCCCAGGTGCTGGCCGGGGAGCTCGCGGCGGCCGGCGGCGACCACGTGACGGCGTTCGCGAGGTACGAGCAGCGGCTGCGCAAGCCGGCCGCGATCGGGCAGAAGAACGGCAAGGGCTCCGGCAACTTCCTCGCGCCGCGCACGGCCGCGAAGATCCGCGGCCGCAACCGCGCCTACCGGATGCTGAGCACCCGGCTGTTCGGCAGCATTCTCCTGAAGATGACGGACCGGGCGGCCAACGCGCTGGAATACCGTGAATACCCGGCGCTGGATTCCTCTCATCGGGGGACCCGGCTGGCGCCCGGGCATGAGGTGGGTCACTCTTGA